Proteins found in one Methanospirillum hungatei JF-1 genomic segment:
- a CDS encoding prephenate dehydratase: MTLITLGPAGTFSHDLACMIDTEIILVPTIGRVFTQVLQTGIPGLVPLENSEAGGVTATMDGLMQHPVYISEERYMPIHHTLASHTTLDKISVIFAHPQSHEQCSKFIDDLGIPVIHTESNAASALAQKERPGSGAILSQTLADSSGIPVLASNIENNPDNITRFIVIRREPYSNEHPEKCSIIVDPGENRAGLLYDLLSPFKETGVNLTRIESRPSKRCMGNYVFFIDLQCEGEWKEAIDRIRKITRVKHLGCYHLTGENPCR, encoded by the coding sequence GTGACTCTCATAACTCTTGGTCCAGCAGGGACTTTTTCGCATGATCTTGCATGTATGATAGATACGGAGATCATTCTCGTCCCGACAATCGGCCGGGTTTTTACTCAGGTACTTCAGACCGGCATCCCGGGTCTTGTTCCTCTTGAGAACAGTGAAGCCGGTGGAGTTACAGCAACCATGGACGGCCTCATGCAGCATCCGGTTTACATCTCTGAAGAACGGTACATGCCGATTCATCATACTCTGGCATCACATACAACTCTCGATAAAATTTCAGTTATCTTCGCTCATCCGCAAAGTCATGAGCAATGCAGCAAATTTATTGATGATCTGGGCATTCCGGTCATTCATACCGAGAGTAATGCTGCAAGTGCCCTTGCCCAGAAAGAACGACCAGGATCTGGTGCCATTCTTTCACAGACTCTGGCTGATAGTTCAGGTATCCCGGTACTTGCCAGTAATATTGAGAATAATCCCGATAATATCACCCGGTTCATTGTGATTCGGAGAGAGCCCTACAGCAATGAACATCCAGAAAAATGCAGTATAATAGTTGATCCAGGAGAAAACCGCGCCGGTCTTTTATATGATCTTCTCAGTCCATTCAAGGAGACCGGAGTAAATTTGACCAGGATTGAATCACGGCCTTCAAAGAGATGTATGGGAAATTATGTCTTCTTTATTGACCTGCAATGCGAAGGTGAATGGAAAGAGGCAATTGATCGTATCAGGAAAATCACCAGGGTAAAACATCTGGGTTGTTATCATCTGACCGGAGAGAATCCATGCAGATGA
- a CDS encoding prephenate dehydrogenase/arogenate dehydrogenase family protein, producing the protein MKIGIIGGTGGMGNLFSQVFRNAGHEVLIAGRNTPLKKEDIARLADVIVISVPIRDTVSVIYEIAPLLGEHQILADLTSLKIDPVNAMMCSKARVIGLHPMFGPTVGTIQGQTIVATPARCHENDLSFFQKIFESQGARVTITTAEEHDRMMAVIQGLTHFKAILLAGTMRRLGISPADTESYMSPVYRIETGIAGRLLAQNPDLYADILCMNPQVPSVLDTCKQAFDEMLCIIQEGDRNAFTGEFLASREWYGSFCDQAQKETDLLIQAMVSR; encoded by the coding sequence ATGAAGATTGGCATCATTGGCGGGACCGGGGGCATGGGAAATCTGTTTTCACAGGTTTTTCGCAACGCCGGTCACGAAGTACTCATAGCCGGACGGAATACTCCCCTAAAGAAAGAGGATATTGCCCGCCTGGCTGATGTCATAGTAATTTCTGTTCCGATCAGAGACACGGTCTCTGTCATTTATGAGATAGCCCCCCTCCTTGGTGAACATCAGATCCTGGCAGATCTGACTTCATTAAAGATTGATCCGGTCAATGCTATGATGTGTTCGAAAGCCAGGGTTATCGGACTTCATCCGATGTTTGGCCCGACTGTCGGGACCATCCAGGGACAGACGATAGTTGCTACCCCCGCCCGATGTCATGAGAATGATTTGAGTTTTTTTCAGAAGATTTTTGAAAGCCAGGGTGCCCGGGTTACGATAACGACAGCTGAAGAGCATGACAGGATGATGGCAGTGATTCAGGGGCTGACTCATTTTAAGGCAATATTGCTAGCCGGGACCATGAGGAGGCTTGGGATATCCCCGGCAGATACTGAATCATATATGAGTCCGGTGTACCGGATCGAAACCGGAATCGCAGGAAGATTACTTGCTCAAAATCCAGACCTTTACGCTGATATCCTCTGTATGAATCCTCAGGTTCCTTCAGTTCTGGATACCTGTAAGCAGGCGTTTGATGAGATGTTATGTATAATTCAAGAAGGAGATCGGAATGCATTTACCGGAGAATTTCTTGCATCCCGCGAATGGTACGGATCATTCTGCGACCAGGCACAAAAGGAGACTGACCTCCTTATTCAGGCGATGGTGAGCAGGTGA
- a CDS encoding 3-dehydroquinate synthase II — translation MKQVFVDLRPWDKELAIAALESGAAGVIADSAGPVRELGRILVIAPDGDLIPGQDIHEITIGNTEDQARAMEAARTCRIIVHTPDWTIIPLENLVACGDNVIAVVSDIKEAEQALTVLEKGVSGVLVKTDDPDLVRSICRMVQSGISGQQLHRLTVTTVKPAGMGERVCVDTCSLMVDGEGMLVGNTSSGFFLVHAETLVNPYVAPRPFRVNAGGVHAYLQVPEGKTAYLADLKAGDRVMIVHGNGSCREATVGRVKIERRPLFLVEAESECQKVSIILQNAETIRLVRPDNSAVSVTSLKPGDVVLGRVESGGRHFGMAIDETIIEK, via the coding sequence ATGAAACAGGTATTTGTAGACCTTCGTCCGTGGGATAAGGAACTTGCAATAGCCGCCCTTGAATCAGGAGCTGCAGGAGTAATTGCAGATTCAGCAGGTCCGGTCAGAGAACTGGGCCGTATTCTGGTCATCGCTCCTGATGGGGATCTAATTCCGGGGCAGGATATTCATGAGATTACTATTGGGAATACAGAGGACCAGGCTCGTGCAATGGAAGCTGCCAGGACCTGCCGCATTATCGTGCACACTCCTGACTGGACGATAATTCCTCTTGAAAACCTGGTGGCATGCGGGGACAATGTAATAGCCGTCGTTTCAGATATAAAAGAGGCTGAGCAGGCTCTGACTGTACTTGAAAAAGGAGTCTCGGGTGTCCTCGTGAAAACGGATGATCCGGACCTTGTCAGATCCATATGTCGGATGGTTCAGTCAGGAATATCCGGACAACAACTCCACCGTCTGACCGTAACCACTGTAAAACCTGCCGGAATGGGTGAGAGGGTCTGTGTCGATACCTGTTCTCTTATGGTTGACGGCGAAGGGATGCTTGTTGGAAATACATCATCCGGATTTTTTCTCGTTCATGCAGAGACGCTTGTAAATCCCTATGTAGCGCCCAGGCCGTTCAGGGTGAATGCAGGTGGCGTTCATGCATATCTGCAGGTTCCGGAAGGAAAGACTGCATATCTGGCTGACCTGAAGGCAGGTGACCGGGTGATGATAGTTCATGGAAACGGATCCTGCCGGGAAGCGACTGTTGGCAGGGTGAAAATTGAACGGCGTCCGCTCTTTCTTGTTGAAGCAGAGAGCGAGTGTCAGAAGGTATCAATTATCCTGCAGAATGCAGAGACCATCAGGCTTGTTCGCCCGGATAATTCGGCAGTATCTGTAACCTCACTCAAACCCGGTGATGTTGTCCTGGGCCGTGTAGAAAGTGGCGGTCGTCATTTTGGTATGGCAATTGATGAGACCATCATTGAGAAATAA
- a CDS encoding 2-amino-3,7-dideoxy-D-threo-hept-6-ulosonate synthase, with the protein MIGKQIRIERIMDRNTGKAVIIPMDHGMTLGQIDGLLNMTETVAEVSDGGANAIILHKGLVRPGHRRKGRDIGLIIHLSAGTSMNPDPNDKVLICSVEEAVSLGADAVSIHINLGAPQESKMIESAGMVVRDCNRWGIPLLAMIYPRGKGIDPNDPRHVGHAVRVAEELGADLVKTNYTGDPESFAKIVKASSIPVLIAGGEKGEDLDCYKTIYDAVHFAKCAGVCMGRNAFQRDNVAKFVSNISQVVHQGVRPEAI; encoded by the coding sequence ATGATTGGAAAACAGATCCGTATCGAACGGATAATGGATAGAAATACCGGAAAAGCGGTAATAATCCCCATGGATCATGGGATGACTCTGGGACAGATTGACGGTCTTTTAAATATGACCGAGACTGTTGCCGAAGTATCTGACGGTGGAGCAAATGCCATCATCCTGCATAAAGGCCTTGTACGTCCGGGTCATCGGAGAAAAGGACGGGATATAGGGCTTATTATTCATCTTTCTGCCGGTACAAGCATGAATCCTGACCCGAATGACAAAGTCCTCATCTGCAGTGTTGAAGAAGCGGTATCACTTGGAGCAGATGCGGTATCCATTCACATAAATCTTGGTGCACCACAGGAATCAAAGATGATTGAATCTGCCGGCATGGTTGTCCGTGACTGTAACCGTTGGGGGATTCCTCTCCTCGCAATGATCTACCCGCGTGGGAAGGGTATTGATCCAAATGATCCACGACATGTCGGTCATGCGGTTCGTGTGGCTGAAGAACTGGGTGCTGATCTGGTAAAAACGAACTACACCGGTGATCCGGAATCATTTGCAAAGATTGTGAAGGCATCGTCCATCCCGGTACTGATTGCAGGTGGAGAGAAAGGAGAGGACCTGGACTGTTACAAGACCATCTACGATGCTGTCCACTTTGCAAAATGTGCCGGGGTCTGCATGGGAAGAAATGCTTTCCAGCGTGACAATGTTGCAAAATTTGTGTCCAATATATCGCAGGTCGTACATCAGGGAGTCCGTCCTGAGGCTATTTGA
- a CDS encoding 2-amino-3,7-dideoxy-D-threo-hept-6-ulosonate synthase yields the protein MRGKDIRLERIMNRNTRKTIIVPMDHGVTLGPIEGLVDLPDAVNSVAEGGANAVLGHVGLALHGHRQRGHDVGLILHLSASTAIGPDPNEKVLVNSVTNALKMGADAVSMHVNIGADSEAHMLTDLGHVAIECMEWGVPLLAMMYPRGRKIDDEHAVEHVRLAARVAAELGADLVKTNYTGDPDTFREVTRGCPVPVVVAGGSKTDDLTTLELIEGSMEGGAAGLSIGRNAFQHANPASFVRACAKIVHDGMSAAEVHEMLKGGML from the coding sequence ATGAGAGGGAAAGATATCAGACTTGAAAGAATCATGAATCGCAACACCAGAAAGACAATTATTGTTCCCATGGATCATGGAGTAACCCTTGGACCCATTGAGGGCCTTGTGGATCTTCCTGATGCAGTAAATTCTGTTGCAGAGGGGGGGGCAAATGCAGTCCTAGGTCATGTGGGTCTGGCCCTGCATGGTCACCGGCAACGGGGCCATGATGTCGGCCTTATTCTGCATCTCTCGGCATCGACTGCTATCGGGCCGGATCCGAATGAAAAAGTGCTGGTCAATTCGGTAACAAATGCCCTGAAGATGGGTGCAGATGCAGTTTCGATGCATGTGAATATCGGTGCCGATTCTGAAGCACATATGCTGACCGATCTCGGGCATGTTGCCATTGAATGTATGGAATGGGGAGTTCCGCTCCTTGCCATGATGTACCCGCGTGGCCGGAAGATTGATGACGAACATGCCGTGGAGCATGTACGGCTTGCGGCCAGGGTGGCTGCAGAACTAGGAGCTGACCTTGTGAAGACCAATTACACCGGTGATCCTGATACTTTCCGTGAAGTTACCAGGGGCTGTCCGGTTCCGGTTGTAGTGGCAGGAGGATCAAAGACGGATGATCTTACCACTCTTGAACTTATCGAAGGTTCGATGGAAGGCGGGGCAGCCGGACTCTCTATCGGAAGAAATGCGTTCCAGCATGCAAATCCGGCATCATTTGTCCGTGCTTGTGCAAAAATTGTTCATGACGGTATGAGTGCAGCTGAAGTGCATGAGATGCTGAAAGGAGGCATGTTATGA
- a CDS encoding multiprotein bridging factor aMBF1: MMFAKMQCEMCGAEAKGPLKRIKIEGAELSVCNGCAKYGTEVQGAVPRTSAAQAVRTSAYSGSTRPQVQRSRDLFDRMGGDLVEDYADRIRDARMKLGMTQKDLALAMMERELLVKKLEKGELIPEDEVRKKLEKILNISLLDEGSSEPTDLHHARMTTTMGDVIQIKKAKK, from the coding sequence ATGATGTTTGCGAAAATGCAGTGTGAAATGTGCGGCGCAGAAGCCAAAGGCCCTTTGAAAAGGATCAAGATCGAAGGGGCCGAGCTCTCGGTGTGTAATGGCTGTGCAAAATATGGCACTGAAGTCCAGGGAGCAGTTCCCCGGACATCTGCAGCACAGGCAGTACGAACATCCGCCTATTCCGGTTCCACAAGACCACAGGTCCAACGATCCAGGGATCTGTTTGACCGGATGGGAGGCGATCTTGTTGAAGATTATGCTGACCGGATTCGGGATGCACGGATGAAACTGGGAATGACCCAGAAAGATCTTGCCCTTGCCATGATGGAGCGTGAGCTCCTCGTAAAGAAACTTGAAAAAGGCGAACTGATACCGGAAGATGAGGTTCGAAAGAAGTTGGAAAAGATACTCAATATCAGTCTGCTGGACGAAGGTTCATCAGAACCGACTGATCTGCACCACGCCAGGATGACTACCACGATGGGGGATGTCATCCAGATCAAGAAGGCGAAGAAGTAA
- a CDS encoding proteasome-activating nucleotidase: MAEAARHPDDMKTPDELYRYLVDRVAGMESQNQELKEQIRQLESDKRYIETQKIRYEREVRKLKSEIEHLKTPPLIVGTITDIIDSGRVVVRSSAGPRFLVRVSQAVNPTTLKAGVRCTLNQQSLAIVEVLPSTYDSQVYGMELVDAPTETYEDIGGLEKQIMEIREAVELPMTRPDLFEKIGINPPKGVLLYGPPGTGKTLLAKAVAHETHAIFLHTVGSELVQKYIGEGARLVRELFDLAKEKAPSIVFIDEIDAIGASRTEAMTSGDREVQRTLMQLLAAMDGFEPRGDVKIIGATNRIDILDAALLRPGRFDRIIEIPLPDTEGRYSILKVHTRCMNLSEDVDLMEVARLTEGRNGAELNAICMEAGMFAIRKEHPQVDQEDFLTALNKFRCDFERDHRLTTAGVMFA; this comes from the coding sequence ATGGCAGAAGCAGCCCGCCACCCGGATGACATGAAAACTCCTGACGAGTTATACCGGTATTTAGTAGACCGGGTTGCAGGAATGGAATCGCAAAACCAGGAATTGAAAGAGCAGATACGGCAACTGGAGTCAGATAAGCGATATATTGAGACCCAGAAGATCCGGTACGAACGGGAGGTCAGGAAGCTGAAAAGCGAGATTGAACACCTGAAAACCCCCCCGCTCATTGTCGGAACCATAACTGATATCATCGATTCCGGCCGCGTTGTTGTGCGTTCTAGTGCGGGGCCCCGGTTTCTCGTCAGGGTGTCACAGGCAGTTAATCCGACCACCCTGAAAGCCGGTGTCAGATGTACCTTAAATCAGCAATCCCTGGCTATAGTGGAAGTGCTCCCAAGCACATATGATTCACAGGTATATGGTATGGAACTGGTTGACGCTCCGACTGAGACCTATGAGGACATAGGCGGCCTTGAAAAGCAGATTATGGAGATTCGTGAAGCGGTCGAACTTCCGATGACAAGACCTGATCTGTTTGAGAAGATAGGTATTAACCCACCCAAAGGAGTCCTGCTTTATGGCCCTCCTGGTACGGGTAAAACCCTTCTTGCAAAGGCCGTTGCACATGAGACCCATGCAATCTTCCTGCACACTGTCGGTTCAGAACTGGTCCAGAAATATATTGGTGAAGGAGCCCGTCTTGTCAGGGAACTATTTGACCTTGCGAAAGAGAAGGCACCATCAATCGTATTCATCGATGAGATTGATGCCATCGGTGCATCACGCACAGAAGCCATGACCTCTGGAGACCGTGAAGTGCAGCGTACACTTATGCAACTCCTCGCAGCCATGGATGGTTTTGAGCCACGTGGTGATGTGAAAATTATCGGTGCAACAAACCGGATTGATATTCTTGATGCAGCTCTCCTGCGTCCGGGACGTTTTGACAGGATTATTGAAATTCCTCTCCCTGATACCGAAGGCAGATACTCCATTCTGAAAGTCCATACCCGGTGTATGAACCTGTCAGAGGATGTTGATCTTATGGAGGTAGCCCGGCTTACTGAAGGGAGAAACGGAGCAGAACTGAATGCAATCTGTATGGAAGCCGGCATGTTTGCTATCAGGAAGGAACACCCGCAAGTTGATCAGGAAGATTTCCTGACTGCTCTAAATAAATTCAGATGTGACTTTGAGAGGGATCACAGGTTGACGACCGCAGGCGTTATGTTTGCCTGA
- a CDS encoding proteasome-activating nucleotidase encodes MEQPLARISCENEIHYQIRIQELEAQNLELSIRSEELIKENSVLKRENSQLKRMPLFVALVVDVFENGEVYLRQMGNNQEYVTVLADELRPHIYPGCKVAVNNALSVVKVLEETYDSRVRVMELDESPEVTFEYVGGLSGEIEEIREAVEYPLTMPEVFERIGVEPPKGILLHGPPGTGKTLLAKAVAHNAKATFIRMSGSELVHKYIGEGAQMVRELFSLARDRAPSIVFIDEIDAIGTTRTNDGTSGSAEVQRTLMQLLAEMDGFDNRGDVRIMAATNRVDMLDAALLRPGRFDRIIEIPVPDIIAREEILKIHTRKMNLSPDVNLAEISVLTEGLTGAQIQAVCREAGMFAVRKSAFEVTNQDLLDAINKVTGEEHDSEERMFR; translated from the coding sequence ATGGAACAGCCTCTTGCACGTATCTCCTGTGAAAATGAGATTCACTATCAGATCCGGATCCAGGAGCTGGAGGCCCAGAATCTTGAGTTGTCTATCAGATCAGAGGAATTAATCAAGGAAAATTCTGTACTGAAAAGAGAGAATTCACAACTCAAACGAATGCCCCTCTTTGTTGCGCTGGTAGTGGATGTTTTTGAAAATGGCGAGGTTTATCTTCGTCAGATGGGGAACAACCAGGAGTATGTAACTGTACTCGCTGATGAACTGCGCCCCCACATCTATCCGGGATGTAAAGTCGCTGTAAACAATGCTCTTTCAGTGGTGAAGGTGCTTGAAGAGACCTATGACTCAAGGGTCAGGGTAATGGAGCTTGATGAATCCCCCGAGGTGACCTTTGAGTATGTCGGAGGTCTTAGTGGTGAGATAGAAGAGATCAGGGAAGCGGTTGAATATCCGCTGACAATGCCTGAAGTTTTTGAGCGGATTGGTGTCGAACCCCCCAAAGGAATTCTTCTCCATGGGCCTCCGGGGACTGGAAAAACCCTTCTTGCAAAAGCAGTCGCTCATAATGCAAAAGCCACTTTTATCCGGATGAGTGGCAGTGAGCTGGTTCATAAATACATTGGTGAAGGTGCCCAGATGGTCCGCGAACTCTTTTCACTGGCACGTGACCGGGCCCCGTCTATTGTGTTTATCGATGAGATTGATGCAATCGGAACAACACGGACCAATGACGGGACAAGCGGGAGTGCTGAGGTGCAGCGTACCCTGATGCAACTGCTGGCAGAGATGGATGGGTTTGATAACCGGGGGGATGTCAGGATTATGGCAGCAACCAACCGGGTTGATATGCTTGATGCGGCACTTCTTCGTCCTGGTCGTTTTGATCGGATCATTGAGATACCGGTACCTGATATCATCGCCCGTGAGGAGATATTAAAGATCCATACCCGAAAGATGAATCTTTCCCCTGATGTAAATCTTGCTGAAATATCTGTTCTGACCGAGGGGCTCACCGGTGCACAGATTCAGGCAGTCTGCAGGGAAGCAGGTATGTTTGCCGTTCGGAAGAGTGCATTTGAAGTAACGAACCAGGATCTGCTTGATGCCATAAACAAGGTTACCGGCGAAGAGCATGATTCTGAAGAGCGGATGTTCCGCTAA
- a CDS encoding aconitase X swivel domain-containing protein, with translation MIIQGRGISRGIGKGPLLIGPDPISFLSGVDPETGIVLEPGHPLEGKDITGSVLAFEYGKGSTVGSYILYALSRNGHAPAAIINQEAETIIVVGAIMGKIPMIDRIKTPLTSLPSGTIVEVDGTAGTLTIPDEKVNQV, from the coding sequence ATGATAATACAGGGACGCGGAATATCGCGTGGTATTGGAAAAGGGCCCTTGCTCATTGGTCCTGATCCAATCTCATTTCTCTCCGGCGTAGATCCGGAGACTGGAATTGTATTAGAACCCGGTCACCCGCTTGAAGGAAAAGACATCACGGGGTCGGTTCTGGCCTTTGAATATGGGAAAGGATCAACAGTCGGGAGTTATATTCTCTATGCCCTCTCGCGCAATGGACATGCTCCAGCGGCGATCATCAACCAGGAAGCAGAGACCATCATCGTTGTCGGCGCCATAATGGGAAAGATACCCATGATCGACCGGATTAAAACTCCCCTTACCAGCCTTCCATCCGGCACAATCGTAGAGGTAGACGGGACAGCAGGAACTCTGACCATCCCTGATGAAAAAGTGAATCAGGTCTGA